The Xylocopa sonorina isolate GNS202 chromosome 11, iyXylSono1_principal, whole genome shotgun sequence genome includes the window AtagtaaatttaataaaaagctTAAAAAAGTTTCAGAAGTAGTAGTTTCTGATGAAACAGTAAGCTTAGCTTAATTTGACTGACGATTTCGGTGTCATTATATAATTCTTTACCAAGAGTACAATAAAATCATTGATTGTTATTCATTACATTAATACATATCATTGTGTTTTAGTAAAAAATAAGATTTAAACCAAAAACCAACCTTTTaaaacactgctacatagaaTTTATTGTAGAAACAATTTTTGTTGTTTCCTTCTTTTTATAGTAAACTGAATGGATAAAATTTAACAGTATCACAGAGTTTATCTAAAATTATTCATTTATCAATGAATACCCATGTAAAgagtatataaaatataatgccACTAAATATAGTGTAACACAGGAATTGTATACAGTATAAACTCGTTGCATAAAATATGTCATGTAATCATAAAATGTTTCAAAACTAAATGAaacatgaaacttacaaataaatgtttttttattttttgattAGACGGTATTGTACTATTATGTATCTTTAAAACATTTGAGGTTTTTAGACAAAGTTTTTGGTATCTTAAAGACACAGAATTGAAAAATTGGATATAAAATTTGAAAACTTGGTGTCTGAATTAAATAGTTGAAAATTTATCTAAATACCAAGCATGATTACTTAAAGTAGCCAAAAGACCCTGTGTAAGTACTTTGGAATCATTGGGGCCAAAGCGTATCGGTTGCTTGTCAAACAATTGTGTAACTGTACCACCAAGAGCTGTAAGAATTGCAGTGCCTGCACAAATGTCCCACTTTTTTATTGCAGTCATATGAACATACGCGGTTACATTTCCACTTACAATTTCTAAAAATTTGTAACCTGAGGATGAAGAATGTAATAAACTTAGCAATCCACAATAACGAAGACTAATATGttgaatataaaattaataaaattaccTGCACCAGCTGCAGAAATAATTTTAGCATCTACACCAAATGCAATCTTGGAGATATTATGAATTTGACCAGCATGCGATCGTGATACAATCAGTATTGGCATTCTCTCATCTTCTAGCTAGTTTCAAGAACATTGTTTATAATAGAATTTTTTTAATAGTTCCTTGTGCATATGTTACCTTGTGCAGTACTTGTAAATTTCTTGAAATAGCATGATTTGTCCATGTCCAAAACAGACTAGAATTCTGCTTTGTTTCAAATGGTTTATATATAACACCCATTATAGGTTTGCCTTTAACAGCAACGCAAACCATAGTTGTAACATACTGCAACAAGTTTTCTAAATATAAAAAACACAGGGAAATAATGTATAAAAATCTAACCGGTTAATTTACAGTCAACCTACTGAAGATTATTTGGAAAATAGTTTATAGGATAAACATACCTGTAAATTCTTTTGTTGCGTCAAGAGGATCAATCCAAACTGTAATATCATCTGTATTTACAATTTCGTCTTCAATATTATAGTCATTTAAATTATTAACGCTATTCTTTATATCTAACACTGTAACTTTATCACAATTCTTTGATGCTTCCTCTGATATTACTGTTATACTCGGAAACGCTTTCAACAAAGAATGATACATTGCACAGTGCGATTTATAGTCAGCTTCCGTTACCGGATCGTTTATACCTTTAAAATTAAAAAGCAAAAACGTTGTACGTGTTCTTTACATAAACATATGGAATTGATACATTGAAGTTCGTTTTAATATCGAACAATTTATTACCTTCTTTAGTTTTCCCTTTACTTTGAACTTCGAAATTGGCCTGATTGTGAACCACGATCACTTCTGCACCACCAATTTTAGCTGCCTTTATGGCAGTGGCAAGAAGTAATTTCAACGAAATGTTTTTATCCCGTACATTTGTGTTTAAAATTCGACTCGTATACAAATACAGCatacttaatattattattatactacAAAGAACTGTTTTTCTTGTTCGAGCACTCATTCTGATATGCATGATATAACCTAACCTCTTTTCTACATTAGCTACGTGTAATCGATTTACTTAATGCAGCAAATCATTTTAATCGCTCCGTACGCTAACATTTTTCATTTATTCAAATCGTCGAATAACATTGAATATTTAAACTCTAAACTATGTACAAAATTGACACTGAAAAttgacacgaattataatagtaACCGCAGAGTCGATCTTCACACTGATCATCACCTACTGCGCCATCTTTGCACGGAATGCGTAAACTGGTCATACGTCATTATCGACAGCGTGATAAGCTGTACATGTAAAATTCTTTTCTATTGCAGTATAGTATCAAATAATTACTCCGTCAAACTAATCTGTCATCATAAGAATCATCAGTAGTTTCCTTTTATATACGTGCAATAATTACATAACTAGGTTAAATAACAAATACATTGTGAATCTAAGTTAACCTGCCTGATAAAATAAACATAGTTTAAAGTTATGTttgaatttattattaaatcaaataatttattttaaaatacATTGAGATATTTAAAATACATTAAAGACAAACTTTTTTCATcgtatataatatttttaatgttGACTTATTGCACCATTATAGTATTAATTAACGTAACATTACTTACATTTCACCATCTCTATCTAATCGAGCATGTATTTCCAGCAATGTTACTAACAAATCAACAAAattcttattttatttcattgttctataaaagaatgaatttttcattgattaataataatagtaCATATAAGGTTTGTAATGGTATTATGTGCActatatttcaattttaaaaaAGTCAAACAGTATTCTGATTACCTTTAGAAATAGTTATGTAAAACTAAGTTGTATATTATACACTTGAATTATGTATTGACgcttatatttataatttagaTTGCAGAGCGTAATGTTtagtaaaataaatattaaataagcaGGGTAACAAGTGTGATAATATTCTACATTCTTAGATATATTATTTTAATAGTGATTACTGTAATATATTAATTTGATATTTTACAGTGCACTTTCTACACAAATAATGAAACACTTTTATTGTGTGTTAGTATTGTATGTGCATGCATTTtgcattttccttttttttttctttttttctttttcttcttgttTTTAACTTATACTTTTCCTAATTCAACTGTGGGATAATATGAATCATTTGTAATAACATCGTAATAATTTATAGCTGGATAACTCACGCATTTTATATCGCTTCATTATCGTAATAATAAGTAATATGCAGCCTTCgcttttttttgtttctctaacttATGCACCTAATTCTTCAAATATGCAATATAGTTACTTTTCAGCAATTTCATCTCTATGAAACTTTTGGTAAACATTTTAAGACACAAAAATGTCATTCCACTTGGTCCAGCAATAACAGCGCACTGTCAGTTTGTTAACGACTTTAGCAGTTGTTGTTACACGCTGTCATCTGTTTAAAACACGAGAGAAAATGCCACATAATTTGGTTTTGCaacaaatatttattaaacTATTTAGAAATTTTATGCAGTATAAAAGAAACTTAATTAATCATAGTTTAAGTACTATcaattttatatatacatatgtggaCGTATACAATATAAAACTTACCATGATACCACCACTTTGTTTTCTTTGGATTTTTACTACACgtcttcacataaaaagaattatCAGGTGGCCTTTTCTACAGTAGAAAGAAGAAACATTTTATTTAAATGAAATCTAGTTCTTATTAAATTTGAATAAAATATGTTTTCCCTTTTACCTTTTCTTTACAACTGCTCAACATTGAAACAATACTTAAACAAATGCTTTGCACGCTTAGGGCTGGAGACCAATCTTCAGTTAAAATAGATAAGCAGATATGACCATTACTATAAATATGCGGATGCACTGGTATATTTCCACCTATGAAAGTCACTTCTGGCGAATCAAACGGATATTTGGAACTAAATTTAAACTGCAGCTGAAATTGTTCGCCTTCGTACAAGGTGCCCTTTGCACCTTCCATATGAACAATCCATTGAGTTAAATTTTGTCCAGCGACATCTTCGTCTACATGTACACCAGGTGGAGGTTCACGGATCAACGACGTCAACTCTTTTTGTAGCCTCCTCTGAAAATTTTTTTAACAATTACTAATAATTAACTAAATAATTAATGGTGTAAACAGCTTATGAAATTATAATCATCTAATTATAATTTTAATCTAATTGCAATAAGAAATACAAAACTTAATTAgttaaaattaaacaaatactcTTGCTTCTTAATAATGGAGGTTAAAGGATTTTCTCAAAGTTTCCACACTATCGCCGTGGAAATGTTCTAAAACTAAATTTAACGTGCGATTCTAGatattaatttcaatttctTTACATAACGCATTTAGTAAATAATACCAACAAGGTATTATTAATCAAAGGAGTAT containing:
- the LOC143428724 gene encoding ubiquitin-conjugating enzyme E2 W, with translation MESDITTMAAMSPSKRRLQKELTSLIREPPPGVHVDEDVAGQNLTQWIVHMEGAKGTLYEGEQFQLQFKFSSKYPFDSPEVTFIGGNIPVHPHIYSNGHICLSILTEDWSPALSVQSICLSIVSMLSSCKEKKRPPDNSFYVKTCSKNPKKTKWWYHDDSV
- the LOC143428723 gene encoding putative inositol monophosphatase 3, producing the protein MHIRMSARTRKTVLCSIIIILSMLYLYTSRILNTNVRDKNISLKLLLATAIKAAKIGGAEVIVVHNQANFEVQSKGKTKEGINDPVTEADYKSHCAMYHSLLKAFPSITVISEEASKNCDKVTVLDIKNSVNNLNDYNIEDEIVNTDDITVWIDPLDATKEFTENLLQYVTTMVCVAVKGKPIMGVIYKPFETKQNSSLFWTWTNHAISRNLQVLHKLEDERMPILIVSRSHAGQIHNISKIAFGVDAKIISAAGAGYKFLEIVSGNVTAYVHMTAIKKWDICAGTAILTALGGTVTQLFDKQPIRFGPNDSKVLTQGLLATLSNHAWYLDKFSTI